The following are from one region of the Flavimobilis soli genome:
- a CDS encoding LacI family DNA-binding transcriptional regulator encodes MRPVTLQDVAKFAGVSVATASRVLSGHPSTSVDARTRVAEAATELGFRPNAQARALRKTRTESIGVVVSDIRNPFFAEIAHTAEQTAGGAGLAIILCNANESTQQQDRYIDLLIAHRADGIVIAPQGDGSGALREIVRLGIPTVFVDRTIDGFDVPSITSDSLGGIAQAVEHLVNLGHHRIGCIAGPQSTSTGRERLVAFSDAVKKHGADQDTALVYEGDFQVASGVAGARRLLDLACPPTALIAADSLMTLGALHVCQDRAISIPDELSIVGYDDIEAFRLIDPPVTVVAHDPARTGELAVELLTRMFDGETPESVVLDAHLVVRGSTGPAPLRRDVPAPAALELEAPSNVRDLPPPQLPVHPMHVDDVARLLS; translated from the coding sequence ATGCGACCCGTCACTCTTCAGGACGTCGCGAAGTTCGCGGGCGTCTCGGTAGCCACCGCCTCCCGTGTCCTCTCCGGCCACCCCTCCACGTCCGTCGACGCCCGCACGCGCGTCGCCGAAGCCGCGACGGAGCTGGGCTTCCGCCCCAACGCGCAGGCGCGCGCCCTGCGCAAGACGCGGACGGAGTCGATCGGTGTCGTCGTCTCCGACATCCGCAACCCCTTCTTCGCCGAGATCGCGCACACGGCCGAGCAGACCGCAGGCGGGGCAGGCCTCGCGATCATACTGTGCAACGCGAACGAGTCGACGCAGCAGCAGGACAGGTACATCGACCTGCTCATCGCGCACCGAGCGGACGGCATCGTCATCGCCCCGCAGGGAGACGGGTCCGGCGCGCTGCGCGAGATCGTCAGGCTCGGCATCCCGACCGTGTTCGTCGACCGCACCATCGACGGCTTCGACGTCCCCTCGATCACGTCGGACAGCCTCGGCGGGATCGCCCAGGCTGTCGAGCACCTGGTCAACCTCGGGCACCACCGCATCGGCTGCATCGCCGGCCCTCAGTCGACATCGACGGGCCGTGAGCGTCTCGTCGCGTTCAGCGACGCCGTCAAGAAGCACGGCGCGGACCAGGACACGGCGCTGGTCTACGAGGGCGACTTCCAGGTCGCGAGCGGTGTCGCGGGAGCCCGTCGTCTGCTCGACCTCGCCTGCCCACCCACCGCGCTCATCGCAGCCGACAGCCTCATGACGCTCGGCGCGCTGCACGTCTGCCAGGACCGTGCGATCTCGATCCCGGACGAGCTGTCGATCGTCGGCTACGACGACATCGAGGCGTTCCGGCTGATCGACCCGCCGGTCACGGTCGTCGCCCACGACCCGGCACGCACGGGTGAGCTCGCGGTCGAGCTGCTCACCCGGATGTTTGACGGCGAGACGCCGGAGAGCGTCGTGCTGGACGCGCATCTCGTGGTGCGCGGGTCCACCGGACCGGCCCCGCTCAGGCGCGACGTACCGGCTCCCGCCGCCCTCGAGCTGGAGGCCCCGTCGAACGTGCGCGACCTGCCGCCCCCGCAGCTGCCTGTCCATCCCATGCACGTGGACGACGTCGCCAGGCTCCTGTCGTGA
- a CDS encoding ribokinase, translating to MTGAPRPSSAAVGAASLDVVVVGSTNADLLVQVAAHPAPGETVLGRSMAVLAGGKGANQAVAAARSGARVAFVGSVGDDEFADAALTGLRANGVDLSGLRVVPGSTGIAIVTVSADGENSIAVIPGANAATDADAVRAQADLLARARVVVVQGEIPRGAVEKAAGLARERLIVNLAPVIALATQVLRQADPLVVNEHEAALAARALGVALPTGASDADVARALLDAGVRSVVVTVGADGAHVAETVDGAPRVMHVRSPRVDAVDTTGAGDAFVGALAQQLAAGTPLPDAAQHAARVGAYAVTSVGAQASYPGPGDELPHV from the coding sequence GTGACGGGCGCCCCGCGGCCGTCGTCAGCCGCGGTCGGTGCCGCGTCCCTCGACGTGGTCGTCGTCGGGTCGACGAACGCTGACCTGCTCGTCCAGGTAGCCGCGCACCCAGCGCCCGGCGAGACCGTGCTCGGGCGCTCGATGGCCGTTCTCGCGGGGGGCAAGGGCGCGAACCAGGCGGTCGCGGCGGCGCGCTCGGGCGCGCGCGTCGCGTTCGTCGGGTCGGTGGGCGACGACGAGTTCGCCGACGCGGCCCTCACGGGGCTGCGCGCCAACGGCGTCGACCTGTCAGGGCTGCGCGTGGTTCCCGGCAGCACAGGCATCGCGATCGTGACCGTCTCGGCGGACGGCGAGAACTCGATCGCCGTGATCCCCGGAGCCAACGCCGCGACGGATGCCGACGCCGTGCGCGCCCAGGCGGACCTGCTCGCCCGGGCGCGCGTCGTCGTCGTGCAGGGCGAGATCCCGCGCGGCGCCGTCGAGAAGGCCGCGGGGCTCGCCCGCGAACGCCTGATCGTCAACCTCGCGCCGGTGATCGCGCTCGCCACCCAGGTGCTGCGGCAGGCCGACCCGCTCGTCGTCAACGAGCACGAGGCTGCTCTCGCTGCGCGCGCCCTCGGCGTCGCGCTCCCCACTGGCGCGTCGGACGCGGACGTCGCCCGCGCCCTCCTCGACGCGGGCGTGCGGTCCGTCGTCGTGACGGTCGGCGCCGACGGCGCGCACGTCGCCGAGACAGTCGACGGCGCACCCCGAGTCATGCACGTACGTTCGCCGCGCGTCGACGCGGTCGACACGACCGGCGCCGGCGACGCGTTCGTCGGGGCGCTCGCCCAGCAGCTCGCTGCCGGCACTCCCCTGCCCGACGCCGCGCAGCACGCGGCCCGCGTCGGCGCCTACGCCGTCACGTCCGTGGGGGCGCAGGCGTCCTATCCCGGGCCTGGGGACGAGCTGCCGCACGTCTGA
- a CDS encoding metal-sensitive transcriptional regulator has product MAHNDHPRTHGYVQDKDAYLKRLRRIEGQVRGIARMVDEDTYCIDVLTQVAAVTKALHAVSLGLVGDHLGHCVVDAAKESDEAAAAKVEEATQAIGRLLR; this is encoded by the coding sequence ATGGCACACAACGACCACCCCCGGACCCATGGATACGTCCAGGACAAGGACGCCTACCTCAAGCGCCTGCGCCGCATCGAAGGCCAGGTCCGCGGCATCGCCCGCATGGTCGACGAGGACACCTATTGCATCGACGTCCTCACCCAGGTCGCCGCCGTGACCAAGGCGTTGCACGCCGTGAGCCTCGGGCTCGTCGGTGACCACCTCGGCCACTGCGTCGTCGACGCCGCCAAGGAGTCCGACGAGGCGGCAGCCGCCAAGGTCGAGGAAGCCACCCAGGCGATCGGAAGGCTCCTGCGATGA
- a CDS encoding heavy metal translocating P-type ATPase, whose translation MTTDHTAVPDTITVDLAISGMTCASCVARVEKRLARVPGATATVNLPLESARVTLLPVDGHVADDTELVAAVERAGYTARVTRTTRPAEPAAATLHSPAHDSHTASAGDSLADDAAPSGLTDHSAHVADATETVAHALSAHGAGHEHDPDADTSAPEPDRGVDLRRRLRTSAVLAVPVVALSMIPALQVTGWQWVVAALSLPVVTWGARPFHRAALRAGRHGGSTMDTLVSIGVIAATGWSWWALLLGGAGRLGMTMEPTLIPRRAHSAMPELYFEVAVVVTTFLLAGRYAEHRSRRRAGDALRALLEMGAKTAIVRRPDGAGAWTEHEVPTVALQVGDEIVVRPGEKIATDGVVVSGSAGIDTSLLTGEPVPVDVSVGDSVTGATINTDGHLVVRATRVGEDTTLAQMGRLVADAQSGKAPVQRLADRISAVFVPVVLVLAVGTLVTWLVVGGTDAANVQAAFTAAVAVLIIACPCALGLATPTALLVGTGRAAQLGVVIKGPETLESTRRIDTVVLDKTGTVTAGAMEVADVVPLRPGVTAEEALRYAAAIEAGSEHPIARAIAAAGGGTRAVALSSAPSSPAPSSPAPSAEVGVSARGSALQPPTSRARTYLGDESVAAGEGEGGEPAVGADGVVIGSLQALDFTTSPGGGVSGTVRTAHSGPHVSRRVVVGKPDWVAEQTGAHDDAAEQAVLAAEEDGATAVVVAWNGQPQAVVVLRDPVKESSAAAIAELRGLGLRPFLVTGDNAGAARRVAREVGIDPADVVAGVLPEGKVDVVARLQDEGRVVAVVGDGVNDAAALAQAGRQGLGMAMGTGTDVAIQASDITLVRGDLRAAAAAVRVSRATLRIIKQNLFWAFAYNVAAIPLAATGLLNPMIAGAAMALSSVLVVTNSLRLRRAS comes from the coding sequence ATGACCACCGACCACACCGCCGTCCCCGACACGATCACCGTCGACCTCGCCATCTCCGGCATGACCTGTGCGTCATGCGTCGCCCGCGTCGAGAAGCGCCTCGCTCGCGTCCCCGGCGCGACCGCGACCGTCAACCTCCCGCTCGAGTCCGCACGCGTCACCCTCCTCCCTGTCGACGGCCACGTCGCCGACGACACAGAGCTCGTCGCCGCGGTCGAGCGCGCCGGATACACCGCGCGCGTCACCAGGACCACGCGCCCGGCCGAGCCGGCCGCAGCGACCCTGCACTCCCCGGCGCACGACTCCCACACCGCGAGCGCAGGCGACAGCCTGGCGGACGACGCCGCGCCGTCGGGCCTCACCGACCACTCAGCCCACGTCGCCGACGCGACCGAGACCGTCGCGCACGCGCTCTCCGCGCACGGCGCAGGTCACGAGCACGACCCTGACGCCGACACGTCCGCACCCGAGCCAGACCGCGGCGTCGACCTGCGGCGTCGGCTGCGCACGTCCGCGGTGCTCGCCGTCCCCGTCGTCGCCCTGTCGATGATCCCCGCGCTCCAGGTCACCGGCTGGCAGTGGGTCGTGGCGGCGCTCTCGCTGCCCGTCGTCACCTGGGGTGCGCGGCCGTTCCACCGCGCCGCGCTGCGCGCAGGCCGCCACGGCGGTTCGACGATGGACACGCTCGTGTCGATCGGCGTCATCGCGGCGACAGGGTGGTCGTGGTGGGCGCTGCTCCTCGGCGGCGCAGGCAGGCTCGGCATGACCATGGAGCCCACCCTGATCCCCCGGCGCGCCCACAGCGCCATGCCCGAGCTCTACTTCGAGGTCGCCGTCGTCGTCACGACGTTCCTCCTCGCAGGCCGCTACGCGGAACACCGGTCACGGCGCCGCGCGGGCGACGCGCTCCGGGCCCTGCTCGAGATGGGCGCGAAGACCGCGATCGTGCGCCGGCCCGACGGCGCCGGCGCGTGGACCGAGCACGAGGTCCCGACCGTCGCGCTGCAGGTCGGCGACGAGATCGTCGTGCGGCCGGGCGAGAAGATCGCGACCGACGGCGTCGTCGTCTCCGGCAGCGCAGGGATCGACACGTCCCTGCTCACGGGCGAGCCTGTGCCGGTCGACGTGTCGGTCGGCGACTCCGTGACGGGCGCGACGATCAACACGGACGGCCACCTCGTGGTGCGCGCCACGCGCGTCGGCGAGGACACGACCCTCGCCCAGATGGGCCGCCTCGTCGCGGACGCCCAGTCCGGGAAGGCGCCCGTCCAGCGGCTCGCCGACCGGATCTCGGCCGTGTTCGTGCCGGTCGTCCTCGTGCTCGCGGTCGGCACGCTCGTCACGTGGCTCGTCGTCGGCGGCACGGACGCGGCGAACGTCCAGGCGGCGTTCACCGCCGCGGTCGCGGTGCTCATCATCGCGTGCCCGTGCGCGCTCGGGCTCGCGACGCCGACCGCCCTGCTCGTCGGCACCGGCCGGGCTGCGCAGCTCGGCGTCGTCATCAAGGGCCCGGAGACCCTCGAGTCGACGCGCCGGATCGACACGGTCGTCCTCGACAAGACCGGGACGGTCACTGCGGGCGCGATGGAGGTGGCCGACGTCGTGCCGTTGCGGCCCGGCGTCACCGCCGAGGAGGCGCTGCGGTACGCGGCGGCGATCGAGGCTGGCAGCGAGCACCCGATCGCCCGCGCGATCGCAGCCGCGGGTGGCGGCACCCGAGCCGTCGCGCTCTCGTCGGCCCCCTCCAGCCCTGCTCCCTCCAGCCCTGCCCCCTCCGCCGAGGTAGGGGTTTCCGCGCGAGGTAGCGCCTTGCAGCCCCCTACCTCGCGTGCACGCACCTACCTCGGCGACGAGTCTGTCGCCGCGGGCGAGGGCGAGGGCGGCGAGCCCGCCGTCGGGGCGGACGGCGTCGTCATCGGGAGCCTGCAGGCGCTCGACTTCACGACGTCGCCGGGCGGCGGCGTGTCCGGGACCGTGCGCACGGCACACTCGGGGCCGCACGTGTCGCGGCGCGTCGTCGTCGGCAAGCCCGACTGGGTCGCGGAGCAGACCGGCGCGCACGACGACGCGGCCGAGCAGGCAGTCCTCGCCGCGGAGGAGGACGGCGCGACGGCGGTCGTCGTCGCGTGGAACGGCCAGCCGCAGGCGGTCGTCGTGCTGCGCGACCCGGTGAAGGAGTCCTCGGCCGCCGCGATCGCGGAGCTGCGCGGCCTGGGGCTGCGGCCGTTCCTCGTCACGGGCGACAACGCCGGTGCAGCGCGCCGCGTCGCCCGCGAGGTCGGGATCGATCCGGCGGACGTCGTCGCAGGCGTGCTCCCCGAAGGGAAGGTCGACGTCGTCGCCCGGCTCCAGGACGAGGGGCGCGTCGTCGCGGTCGTCGGGGACGGCGTCAACGACGCCGCAGCGCTCGCGCAGGCGGGCAGGCAGGGCCTCGGCATGGCGATGGGGACCGGGACGGACGTCGCGATCCAGGCGAGCGACATCACCCTCGTGCGCGGAGACCTGCGCGCCGCGGCCGCAGCCGTGCGCGTCTCGCGGGCGACGTTGCGGATCATCAAGCAGAACCTGTTCTGGGCGTTCGCGTACAACGTCGCGGCGATCCCGCTCGCAGCGACGGGCCTGCTCAACCCGATGATCGCGGGGGCCGCGATGGCGCTCAGCTCGGTCCTCGTGGTGACGAACAGCCTCCGGCTCCGGCGGGCTTCCTGA
- a CDS encoding quaternary amine ABC transporter ATP-binding protein has protein sequence MTAIRVENVYKVFGRRPQEAVRRLRDGAARDDVKQHGTAAVIDASFEVAKGEIFVVMGLSGSGKSTLIRMLNGLWRPTAGRIMLGDDDLATVSAGRLRTLRRSTVSMVFQHFALLPHRTVLDNAAYPLEIQGMKKPARRERALQALELVGLSGWEDSLPSQLSGGMRQRVGLARALAADTDILLMDEAFSALDPLIRREMQEQLVEIQQKLGKTIIFITHDLNEAMYLGDRIAVMRAGRIVQIGSAEEILSEPADEYVAQFVADVDRTRVLTAGSVMVRPGVVLATNAGPRQAARAMREAHASAAFVVDRDRVLRGAVRDSDVVAAARAGATRLDPALLDAALTVDESTPLSDVFAPSAESSLPVAVTDDRGRLLGVVPRVALLEAMVPPETDVDGVLADQPTVASAPEGYEPLPPDDGVPGLAPDVLPDAPSAEAGAGPALHDHATTEGGYR, from the coding sequence ATGACGGCGATACGCGTAGAGAACGTCTATAAGGTCTTCGGCCGACGACCCCAGGAGGCCGTGCGTCGCCTGCGTGACGGCGCAGCGAGGGACGACGTCAAGCAGCACGGCACCGCTGCAGTCATCGACGCCTCCTTCGAGGTGGCGAAGGGCGAGATCTTCGTCGTCATGGGCCTGTCGGGCTCGGGCAAGTCCACGCTCATCCGCATGCTCAACGGGCTCTGGCGGCCGACCGCCGGGCGCATCATGCTCGGCGACGACGACCTCGCGACCGTGAGCGCTGGGCGGCTGCGCACCCTGCGTCGCTCGACCGTCTCCATGGTCTTCCAGCACTTCGCGCTCCTTCCGCACCGCACGGTCCTCGACAACGCCGCATACCCGCTCGAGATCCAGGGCATGAAGAAGCCGGCACGCCGCGAGCGCGCCCTCCAGGCGCTCGAGCTCGTCGGCCTCTCCGGCTGGGAGGACTCGCTCCCGTCACAGCTCTCCGGCGGGATGCGTCAGCGCGTCGGGCTCGCCCGTGCGCTCGCCGCCGACACCGACATCCTGCTCATGGACGAGGCCTTCTCGGCGCTCGACCCGTTGATCCGCCGCGAGATGCAGGAGCAGCTCGTCGAGATCCAGCAGAAGCTCGGCAAGACGATCATCTTCATCACCCACGACCTCAACGAGGCGATGTACCTCGGCGACCGGATCGCAGTGATGCGAGCCGGACGCATCGTGCAGATCGGCAGCGCAGAGGAGATCCTCTCCGAGCCCGCCGACGAGTACGTCGCCCAGTTCGTCGCCGACGTCGACCGCACGCGCGTCCTGACGGCGGGCTCCGTGATGGTGCGCCCCGGCGTCGTCCTCGCGACGAACGCAGGGCCGCGCCAAGCCGCTCGCGCGATGCGCGAAGCCCACGCCTCCGCCGCGTTCGTCGTCGACCGCGACCGCGTGCTGCGCGGCGCGGTCCGGGACTCCGACGTGGTCGCCGCCGCGCGCGCCGGGGCGACCCGGCTCGACCCGGCGCTGCTCGACGCGGCCCTCACGGTCGACGAGAGCACCCCCTTGTCCGACGTGTTCGCCCCCTCGGCCGAGTCCTCCCTGCCCGTCGCCGTCACGGACGACCGCGGTCGCCTGCTCGGCGTCGTCCCGCGCGTCGCGCTCCTCGAGGCGATGGTCCCGCCGGAGACGGACGTCGACGGTGTCCTCGCAGACCAGCCCACCGTCGCGTCCGCCCCCGAAGGGTACGAGCCCCTGCCACCCGACGACGGCGTCCCCGGGCTCGCGCCCGACGTCCTGCCTGACGCCCCGTCCGCAGAGGCGGGAGCCGGGCCCGCCCTGCACG